A section of the Streptomyces xinghaiensis S187 genome encodes:
- a CDS encoding response regulator transcription factor, protein MRVLVVEDHTELAQSVARVLRREGMAVDVVHDGSDALERTMVVDYDVVVLDRDLPGVHGDEVCGKLAAQPSQARVLMLTASGTIADRVEGLSIGADDYLPKPFAYAELVARIRALARRSQPALPPVLVHGDLRLDPAQRIATRAGERLALTPKEFAVLEYLLAAQGRVVSAEELLERVWDEATDPFTTTVKATINRLRPKLGNPPVIETVPRGGYRI, encoded by the coding sequence ATGAGAGTGCTGGTGGTCGAGGACCACACCGAACTCGCGCAGTCGGTGGCGCGGGTCCTCCGCCGGGAGGGGATGGCGGTCGACGTCGTCCACGACGGCTCGGACGCGCTGGAGCGCACGATGGTGGTCGACTACGACGTCGTCGTGCTCGACCGGGACCTGCCGGGGGTGCACGGGGACGAGGTGTGCGGCAAGCTGGCCGCCCAGCCGTCGCAGGCCCGGGTGCTGATGCTGACCGCGTCCGGCACGATCGCCGACCGGGTGGAGGGCCTCAGCATCGGCGCGGACGACTACCTCCCCAAACCCTTCGCCTACGCCGAGCTGGTGGCCCGCATCCGTGCCCTCGCCCGGCGCTCACAGCCCGCGCTGCCCCCGGTCCTGGTCCACGGCGACCTGCGGCTCGACCCCGCGCAGCGGATCGCCACCCGCGCCGGGGAGCGCCTCGCGCTGACCCCGAAGGAGTTCGCGGTGCTCGAGTACCTCCTCGCCGCGCAGGGCCGGGTGGTGTCGGCCGAGGAACTGCTGGAGCGGGTCTGGGACGAGGCGACCGATCCGTTCACCACCACGGTCAAGGCGACGATCAACCGCCTGCGTCCGAAGCTCGGCAATCCACCCGTGATCGAGACCGTTCCCCGGGGCGGCTACCGGATCTGA
- a CDS encoding sensor histidine kinase: MRRPPRFPPSLTSAVRRLLPRRVRVRLTLLYGVLFVASGVVLLTITYLLVSHSPAKYVLARTGTGTLPAPGGEGGLTLGRPDGGSSGLLDAVTRELRDQALRQHQAEMHHLLVQSGIALAITAVISILLGWLVAGRVLRPLRTMTGTIQRISARNLHARLGVTGPADELKDLADTVDGLLGRLETALDSHKRFVANAAHELRTPLTLEHALLEEALIDREATVESFRSNFERLLEISKQQARLLESLLTLSGSEHGLEHREPLDLSVLAGQVADASRPEAERRGVRVRTALEPAPATGDSALVLRLVANLVENAMGYNVPGGLVEITTGTATGRSLVSVANTGPEVPPEQVQRLFEPFQRLGRTADDGHHGLGLSIVRAIAIAHDAGFAARARPGGGLVVQVAFPLRADRPGRDGIRRPALAAAQGGGLPAGPPWPGGRAGPARPR; the protein is encoded by the coding sequence ATGCGACGTCCTCCGCGCTTTCCGCCGTCCCTCACCTCAGCCGTCCGCCGCCTGCTGCCCCGCCGGGTCCGCGTCCGCCTCACCCTGCTGTACGGGGTGCTGTTCGTGGCCTCCGGCGTGGTCCTGCTCACGATCACGTACCTGCTGGTCAGCCACTCCCCCGCCAAGTACGTCCTCGCCCGGACCGGTACCGGCACCCTGCCGGCGCCGGGCGGCGAGGGCGGTCTGACCCTGGGCCGCCCGGACGGCGGTTCCTCCGGCCTGCTCGACGCCGTCACCCGCGAGCTGCGGGACCAGGCGCTGCGCCAGCACCAGGCGGAGATGCACCATCTGCTGGTGCAGTCGGGGATAGCGCTGGCGATCACGGCAGTGATCTCGATACTGCTCGGCTGGCTGGTCGCGGGGCGGGTGCTGCGGCCGCTGCGGACGATGACCGGCACCATCCAGCGGATCTCCGCCCGCAATCTGCACGCGCGGCTCGGCGTCACCGGGCCCGCCGACGAGCTCAAGGACCTCGCCGACACGGTCGACGGGCTGCTCGGCCGCCTGGAGACGGCACTGGACTCGCACAAGCGCTTCGTCGCCAACGCGGCGCACGAGCTGCGCACTCCGCTCACCCTGGAGCACGCGCTGCTGGAGGAGGCCCTGATCGACCGGGAGGCCACCGTGGAGTCGTTCCGGTCGAACTTCGAACGGCTGCTGGAGATCAGCAAACAGCAGGCGCGCCTGCTGGAGTCACTGCTCACCCTGTCCGGCAGCGAACACGGTCTGGAGCACCGCGAGCCACTGGACCTCTCGGTCCTCGCCGGGCAGGTCGCGGACGCCTCCCGGCCGGAGGCGGAGCGGCGGGGGGTGCGGGTGCGGACGGCGCTCGAACCGGCGCCCGCCACGGGTGACTCGGCCCTCGTGCTGCGGCTGGTGGCCAACCTCGTCGAGAACGCCATGGGCTACAACGTGCCCGGCGGGCTGGTCGAGATCACGACCGGCACCGCGACCGGGCGCTCCCTGGTCTCGGTCGCCAACACCGGGCCCGAGGTACCGCCGGAGCAGGTGCAGCGGCTGTTCGAGCCGTTCCAGCGGCTCGGCCGGACGGCCGACGACGGGCACCACGGTCTCGGCCTGTCCATCGTCCGGGCCATCGCCATCGCCCACGACGCCGGATTCGCCGCCCGGGCCCGGCCCGGCGGCGGTCTCGTCGTGCAGGTCGCGTTCCCCCTGCGGGCGGACCGGCCGGGCCGGGACGGCATCCGGCGTCCGGCTCTCGCGGCGGCACAGGGCGGCGGGCTCCCGGCCGGACCCCCGTGGCCCGGAGGGCGGGCCGGCCCGGCGCGGCCCCGCTGA
- a CDS encoding Lrp/AsnC family transcriptional regulator, whose amino-acid sequence MASPKAPDALDARILELLLEQPRTSVREYARILGVARGTLQARLDRLERDGVIRDEGPRLSFAALGHPVLAFVHIEVTQGHLVDVGDALAEIPEIIEAFSVTGGGDLLTRVVARDNGHLEDVIQRLIRLPGVVRTRTDVALRERVPYRARPLVESLRRAADRAG is encoded by the coding sequence ATGGCTTCGCCGAAGGCCCCCGACGCGCTCGACGCCCGCATCCTGGAACTGCTGCTGGAGCAGCCGCGGACGAGTGTGCGGGAGTACGCCCGGATCCTCGGGGTGGCCCGGGGAACGCTGCAGGCCCGGCTGGACCGGCTGGAGCGGGACGGGGTGATCCGCGACGAGGGGCCCCGGCTGTCGTTCGCCGCCCTCGGCCATCCCGTGCTGGCCTTCGTCCACATCGAGGTCACCCAGGGACATCTGGTGGACGTCGGCGACGCCCTCGCGGAGATCCCGGAGATCATCGAGGCGTTCTCGGTCACCGGTGGCGGAGACCTGCTGACCCGTGTCGTCGCCCGCGACAACGGCCACCTGGAGGACGTCATCCAGCGGCTGATCCGGCTGCCGGGCGTGGTGCGGACCCGCACGGACGTCGCGCTGCGCGAGCGGGTGCCGTACCGGGCGCGGCCGCTGGTGGAGTCGCTGCGCCGCGCCGCGGACCGCGCCGGCTGA
- a CDS encoding Trm112 family protein: protein MKPDNPLLKILACPLDKGPLILDEAGDALYNPRLRRRYPIIDGIPRLLPSSGEPAAGREHDARPAAQPGSGSP, encoded by the coding sequence ATGAAGCCCGACAACCCGCTGCTGAAGATCCTCGCCTGCCCGCTCGACAAGGGCCCGCTGATCCTCGACGAGGCCGGGGACGCTCTCTACAACCCGCGCCTGCGCCGCCGCTATCCGATCATCGACGGCATTCCACGCCTGCTCCCCTCCTCCGGCGAGCCCGCCGCCGGGCGGGAACACGACGCACGGCCCGCCGCACAGCCCGGCTCCGGCAGTCCGTGA
- a CDS encoding AAA family ATPase codes for MDLVDRGAELSIMENMLGSCVAGHGGVLLVSGAVVTGKTALLRAFGERATAAGALFLQATASDTERDLPLGVMGQLLLGADLPVPGAQRAARLLDLVTVTAPARPAGGGLPAVVRNAIPQLCGVLLEKSRERPVVIGIDDVHHADTYSLECVQYLARRLDAARILVLLGENSGYPTGNRSLHVELLRLPGCRNIRLGPLRRKGVAEMVSAHGRSGWRSCPAVPDLHRLGGGNPLLTRALLEDHRASAAGTSGRSLPPVPGDSFEQAVTTCLYRSDVSARRTAWALAVLGPQASRTELVAEVLGVSREAARRGLSALTETGLLSTGWFRHEAGRAATLKSMDPAHRARLEARAAQVLHEHGEAATAVVRHLILAEPVDAPWALPTLLEAAERALDGDEVDLALACLRVARDTCADGQRSPAIRAAMTRAGWRVNPATAAQHLPELTTAALEGRLGPRHTEELVGHLLWFGHVDRALDVLGAVERSRAPGRAEGGGRYGPDDIRRWMVHGFPGFTGPVRVRPGRAGPQDPVPARTTRQRAANLMRAVLDGAGEDAVAGAEQILQGTRLDDHTVTALVVALNALVLTDRLDRASFWCEALAREAAARRAPMWQALLASVRARIDLRLGRLAAAAETARSALALVPPEGWGVAVAGPVATVVHAETAMGRLDEAAGRLGVPVPDPAFHTPDGLLHLRARGFHHLAAGRPYAALDDFLRCGYLMTRWGFDLPALVPWRTDAAQGHLALGDPASARALAEEQLAMVRPGRAWTHGVSLRVLAGTLDPLHRLPLLEEAAEILRERGHRLELARVKDDLARAHRELGERGRARSLARRAQQLARECGVPAPRVAAAAGALPAGRPEPSGAPRRGHVELSDAELRVATLAARGYTNRQIADKLFITVSTVEQHLTRAYRKLAVQRRADLAGKLTPGGAPDGAGAPCGGSTCDQLNAV; via the coding sequence ATGGACTTGGTGGATCGCGGTGCGGAATTATCGATCATGGAGAACATGCTCGGCTCCTGTGTGGCCGGGCACGGCGGAGTGCTGTTGGTCAGCGGCGCGGTGGTCACCGGGAAGACCGCGCTCCTGCGCGCCTTCGGTGAGCGGGCGACCGCCGCCGGCGCACTCTTTCTGCAGGCCACAGCCTCGGATACGGAGCGCGACCTGCCTTTGGGGGTGATGGGACAGCTGCTGCTCGGCGCCGATCTGCCGGTCCCCGGTGCCCAGCGGGCGGCACGGCTGCTGGACCTGGTCACGGTGACCGCACCGGCGCGGCCGGCCGGAGGCGGACTGCCCGCCGTGGTGCGGAACGCGATTCCCCAGCTCTGCGGAGTCCTGCTGGAAAAATCAAGGGAAAGGCCGGTGGTGATCGGGATCGACGATGTGCACCACGCCGACACCTATTCACTGGAATGTGTTCAATACCTGGCCCGCCGGCTGGACGCCGCACGCATTCTGGTACTCCTGGGGGAAAACAGCGGTTACCCCACCGGGAACAGGAGTCTGCACGTCGAATTACTGCGCCTGCCGGGGTGCCGGAATATCCGGCTCGGCCCGCTCCGGCGGAAAGGAGTGGCCGAAATGGTCTCCGCCCACGGCCGGTCCGGGTGGCGGTCGTGCCCGGCCGTCCCGGACCTCCACCGGCTCGGCGGCGGCAACCCCCTGCTGACCCGGGCGCTGCTGGAGGACCACCGTGCCTCGGCCGCGGGGACTTCGGGCAGATCCCTCCCCCCGGTACCCGGCGACTCCTTCGAACAGGCCGTCACCACCTGCCTGTACCGCAGCGACGTATCGGCCCGGCGGACCGCCTGGGCTCTGGCGGTGCTCGGACCGCAGGCTTCGCGGACCGAACTGGTGGCGGAAGTCCTCGGCGTCAGCCGCGAAGCGGCCCGGCGCGGGCTGAGTGCGCTGACCGAGACCGGACTGCTGAGCACCGGATGGTTCCGCCACGAGGCGGGCCGGGCGGCGACGCTGAAGAGCATGGATCCCGCCCACCGCGCCCGGCTGGAGGCCCGCGCCGCCCAAGTGCTCCACGAGCACGGCGAGGCGGCGACCGCGGTGGTGCGCCACCTGATCCTCGCGGAACCCGTGGACGCGCCCTGGGCACTGCCGACCCTGCTGGAGGCGGCCGAACGCGCCCTGGACGGCGACGAGGTGGACCTGGCCCTCGCGTGCCTCCGCGTCGCCCGCGACACCTGCGCCGACGGTCAGCGGTCCCCGGCCATCCGGGCCGCGATGACCCGGGCCGGATGGCGGGTCAACCCGGCCACCGCCGCCCAGCACCTGCCCGAGCTCACCACCGCCGCGCTCGAGGGCCGCCTCGGTCCCCGGCACACCGAGGAACTCGTCGGGCACCTGCTCTGGTTCGGTCACGTGGATCGGGCCCTGGACGTCCTCGGCGCCGTGGAGCGGAGCCGCGCCCCCGGCCGCGCCGAGGGCGGCGGCCGGTACGGGCCCGACGACATCCGGCGCTGGATGGTGCACGGTTTCCCGGGATTCACCGGCCCGGTCCGGGTACGGCCCGGCCGTGCGGGGCCCCAGGATCCCGTCCCGGCGCGCACCACCCGTCAGCGGGCCGCGAACCTGATGAGGGCGGTGCTGGACGGAGCGGGTGAGGACGCGGTGGCCGGCGCCGAGCAGATCCTGCAGGGCACCCGGCTGGACGACCACACCGTCACGGCGCTCGTCGTCGCCCTGAACGCCCTCGTGCTCACCGACCGCCTGGACAGGGCGTCCTTCTGGTGCGAGGCCCTGGCCCGGGAGGCGGCCGCCCGCCGCGCCCCCATGTGGCAGGCGCTGCTGGCCTCCGTCCGGGCGCGGATCGACCTCAGGCTGGGACGGCTGGCCGCCGCGGCGGAGACGGCCCGTTCGGCGCTCGCCCTGGTCCCCCCGGAGGGATGGGGAGTGGCCGTCGCCGGCCCGGTGGCCACCGTCGTCCACGCCGAGACCGCCATGGGCCGGCTCGACGAGGCGGCCGGCCGGCTCGGCGTCCCGGTGCCGGACCCGGCGTTCCACACGCCCGACGGCCTGCTCCACCTCCGGGCGCGCGGCTTCCACCACCTCGCCGCCGGACGCCCGTACGCCGCGCTCGACGACTTCCTCCGGTGCGGCTACCTCATGACCCGCTGGGGGTTCGACCTGCCCGCGCTGGTGCCGTGGCGCACGGATGCCGCCCAGGGCCATCTGGCGCTGGGCGACCCCGCCAGCGCCCGGGCCCTGGCCGAGGAACAGCTGGCCATGGTGCGCCCCGGGCGCGCCTGGACCCACGGGGTGTCCCTGCGGGTACTCGCCGGGACGCTCGACCCGCTGCACCGGCTGCCGCTCCTGGAGGAGGCGGCGGAGATCCTGCGCGAGCGCGGTCACCGGCTGGAACTGGCCCGGGTGAAGGACGATCTGGCCCGTGCCCACCGCGAGCTGGGGGAGCGCGGCCGGGCCCGGTCGCTGGCACGCCGGGCGCAGCAGCTCGCGCGGGAGTGCGGTGTCCCCGCTCCGCGGGTGGCCGCGGCGGCCGGCGCCCTGCCGGCCGGACGGCCGGAGCCGTCCGGTGCCCCCCGGCGGGGGCACGTCGAGCTCAGCGACGCGGAGCTGCGGGTGGCGACGCTCGCCGCCCGCGGGTACACCAACCGGCAGATCGCCGACAAGCTGTTCATCACGGTGAGCACCGTCGAGCAGCATCTGACCCGGGCGTACCGCAAGCTCGCCGTCCAGCGCCGGGCGGATCTGGCGGGGAAGCTCACCCCGGGCGGGGCGCCGGACGGAGCCGGGGCGCCCTGCGGCGGCAGCACCTGCGACCAGCTGAACGCGGTCTAG